The following are encoded in a window of Variovorax paradoxus genomic DNA:
- a CDS encoding helix-turn-helix domain-containing protein, producing MTELLHFSRQLTTEAQAQASGVGTWKQHYEQLSNGRFEGLSEDLHLDFVQVFHEHANQTVLQHGLGRPGALCLAVIDVTAPGSWYCGHDLDGRRLIALSPQREFELLAGAGMDLMAVCVDTEPLADLAATLFGPDFALRMPVPAPVERSGFDETAFTRLLGAALSLARDNLAQLEQPAARHMLSLSLADAVLQCMGSDAFEARLPASSAARRHIVAKAREYMQAHADEPISVPDLCAATGVSRRSLQYAFEDVLHLSPVTYLRVMRLNRVRCEMQACRDDTIGDIAARWGFWHLSRFAIDYTRLFGELPSATRARWFAKS from the coding sequence ATGACCGAGCTCCTTCATTTCAGCCGACAACTCACCACCGAAGCCCAGGCCCAGGCCTCGGGCGTGGGCACCTGGAAACAGCACTACGAGCAGCTCTCGAACGGCCGCTTCGAGGGGCTGTCCGAAGACCTGCACCTCGACTTCGTGCAGGTGTTCCACGAACACGCCAACCAGACGGTGCTGCAGCACGGCCTCGGCCGTCCGGGCGCGCTGTGCCTGGCCGTGATCGACGTCACGGCCCCGGGCAGCTGGTACTGCGGCCATGACCTCGACGGGCGGCGGCTCATCGCGCTGTCGCCGCAGCGCGAGTTCGAGCTGCTGGCCGGCGCCGGCATGGACCTCATGGCCGTGTGCGTCGACACCGAACCGCTGGCCGACTTGGCCGCCACGCTGTTCGGGCCCGACTTCGCGCTGCGCATGCCGGTGCCCGCGCCAGTCGAACGTTCGGGCTTTGACGAGACCGCGTTCACCCGCCTGCTCGGCGCCGCCCTGTCGCTGGCGCGCGACAACCTCGCGCAGCTGGAGCAGCCGGCCGCGCGCCACATGCTGTCGCTGTCGCTGGCCGACGCGGTGCTGCAGTGCATGGGCTCCGACGCCTTCGAGGCCCGGCTGCCCGCCAGCTCGGCGGCGCGCCGCCACATCGTGGCGAAGGCGCGCGAGTACATGCAGGCGCACGCCGACGAGCCCATCAGCGTGCCCGACCTGTGCGCGGCCACGGGCGTGTCGCGGCGCTCGCTGCAGTACGCCTTCGAGGACGTGCTGCACCTGAGCCCCGTCACCTACCTGCGCGTGATGCGCCTGAACCGCGTGCGCTGCGAGATGCAGGCCTGCCGCGACGACACCATCGGCGACATCGCCGCGCGCTGGGGCTTCTGGCACCTGTCGCGCTTTGCCATCGACTACACACGCCTGTTCGGCGAACTGCCGTCCGCCACGCGCGCGCGGTGGTTTGCCAAATCTTGA
- a CDS encoding PhoH family protein, whose translation MSGVILRHTFTPLNNSRLGHLCGPLDAHLRRIEEALGVKIAHRHEQFKVDGPKATAQRAMEVLQALYEIAQRAIDPAVVQLTLAGDGSMSDEDAAMLVTRRADLRARTPTQALYLDNIAKHDITFGIGPAGTGKTYLAVACAVDALERAAVQRIVLTRPAVEAGERLGFLPGDLTQKVDPYLRPLYDALYDLMGYEKVQKAFERNALEIAPLAFMRGRTLNNAFVILDEAQNTSVEQMKMFLTRIGFGAKAVVTGDVSQIDLPKHQLSGLIDAERVLKRVAGIATTHFTSADVVRHPLVAKIVDAYDGQRKRAGGH comes from the coding sequence ATGTCCGGCGTGATTCTGCGACACACCTTTACCCCCCTGAACAATTCGCGCCTCGGCCACCTGTGCGGCCCACTGGATGCGCACCTGCGCCGCATCGAGGAGGCCCTGGGCGTGAAGATCGCGCACCGCCACGAGCAGTTCAAGGTCGACGGCCCCAAGGCCACCGCGCAGCGCGCCATGGAGGTGCTGCAGGCGTTGTACGAGATCGCCCAGCGCGCCATCGACCCGGCCGTGGTGCAGCTCACGCTGGCCGGCGACGGCTCGATGAGCGACGAGGACGCGGCCATGCTGGTCACGCGCCGCGCCGACCTGCGCGCCCGCACGCCCACGCAGGCGCTGTACCTGGACAACATCGCCAAGCACGACATCACCTTCGGCATCGGCCCGGCCGGCACCGGCAAGACCTACCTGGCGGTGGCCTGCGCGGTCGATGCGCTGGAGCGGGCGGCGGTGCAGCGCATCGTGCTCACGCGCCCGGCCGTGGAAGCGGGCGAGCGCCTGGGCTTTCTGCCGGGCGACCTGACGCAGAAGGTCGACCCCTACCTGCGCCCGCTGTACGACGCGCTGTACGACCTCATGGGCTACGAGAAGGTGCAGAAGGCCTTCGAGCGCAACGCGCTCGAGATTGCGCCGCTGGCCTTCATGCGCGGGCGCACGCTGAACAACGCCTTCGTGATCCTCGACGAGGCGCAGAACACCTCGGTGGAACAGATGAAGATGTTCCTCACGCGCATCGGCTTCGGCGCCAAGGCGGTGGTGACGGGCGACGTGAGCCAGATCGACCTGCCCAAGCACCAGCTCAGCGGCCTGATCGACGCCGAGCGCGTGCTCAAGCGCGTGGCCGGCATCGCGACCACGCACTTCACGAGTGCCGACGTGGTGCGTCACCCGCTGGTGGCGAAGATCGTTGATGCCTACGACGGCCAGCGCAAGCGCGCGGGAGGCCACTGA
- the tynA gene encoding primary-amine oxidase, translating into MRSSFHRTPVRGAARRLLGTALATALAFALGTLSPEPARAHGGAAHMVPLKKTVEDFGGTLRWDSFANVFTVARNGTLVRLKPGSKTALVNGQPMQLDVPVTMRKGAAYVPHDFVNQVFQSSLDTTFVVERVPNPLNPLTEAEIKTALEVLKASGRYKAGLRFTEISVKRPPKDEVWNFALTGQPVRAPRQAAFVALDGKKVIEGTVDLAARTLTAWKPIEGAHGMVLLDDFATVQTAIEASADYARALATRGINDVKKVVATPLTVGYFDGKDSLRQEDRLLKVVSYLDVGDGNYWAHPIEGLVAVVDLEQKKVIKIEDGGLVPVPLKPTPYDGRDRAATPAPKPLEITEPEGKNYTITGHTMHWRNWDFHVRLDARVGLVLSTVTYNDKGTKRKVMYEGSLGGMIVPYGDPDTGWYFKAYLDSGEYGMGTLTSPIEPNKDAPQNAVLLDATLADYTGAPTKVPRAIAVFERYADPEFKHQEMGKPNISTERRELVVRWISTVGNYDYLFDWVFAENGTIGIHAGATGIEAVKGVKARTMQDPTAAEDTRYGTLLDHHIVGTTHQHIYNFRLDLDVDGEQNTLTEVDPVVLPNTRGGPRTSTMQTVQRTVRTEQQAAQKFDPSTIRLLSNPSRNNKVGNPVSYQLVPYAGGTHPIAKGANFAKDEWINHRLSFMDRQLWVTRYDPEELFPEGKYPNRSNKDTGLGQFTADNQEIVNTDNVVWLTTGTTHVARAEEWPIMPTEWVHALLKPWNFFDETPTLGLNRPPAK; encoded by the coding sequence ATGCGCAGCAGTTTCCACCGAACGCCGGTCCGCGGGGCCGCGCGGCGTCTCCTGGGCACCGCCCTGGCCACCGCTTTGGCGTTCGCCCTCGGCACACTGAGCCCTGAGCCGGCCCGGGCCCACGGCGGCGCGGCGCACATGGTGCCGCTCAAGAAAACGGTGGAAGACTTCGGCGGCACGCTGCGCTGGGACAGCTTTGCCAACGTGTTCACCGTGGCGCGCAACGGCACGCTGGTGCGCCTGAAGCCCGGCTCGAAGACGGCGCTGGTCAACGGCCAGCCGATGCAGCTCGACGTGCCCGTGACGATGCGCAAGGGCGCGGCCTACGTGCCGCACGATTTCGTGAACCAGGTGTTCCAGTCGAGCCTGGACACCACCTTCGTGGTCGAGCGCGTGCCCAACCCGCTGAACCCGCTCACCGAGGCCGAGATCAAGACCGCACTCGAGGTGCTGAAGGCCTCGGGGCGCTACAAGGCCGGCCTGCGCTTCACCGAGATCAGCGTGAAGCGCCCGCCCAAGGACGAGGTCTGGAACTTCGCGCTCACCGGCCAGCCCGTGCGCGCGCCGCGCCAGGCGGCCTTCGTGGCGCTCGACGGCAAGAAGGTCATCGAAGGCACGGTCGATCTGGCGGCGCGCACGCTCACCGCATGGAAGCCCATCGAGGGCGCGCACGGCATGGTGCTGCTGGACGACTTCGCCACCGTGCAGACCGCCATCGAGGCCAGCGCCGACTACGCCAGGGCGCTCGCCACGCGCGGCATAAATGACGTGAAGAAGGTGGTCGCCACGCCGCTCACCGTGGGCTACTTCGACGGCAAGGATTCGCTGCGCCAGGAAGACCGCCTGCTGAAGGTGGTGAGCTACCTGGACGTGGGCGACGGCAACTACTGGGCGCACCCCATCGAGGGGCTGGTGGCAGTGGTCGACCTGGAGCAGAAGAAGGTCATCAAGATCGAGGACGGCGGCCTCGTGCCCGTGCCGCTCAAGCCCACGCCCTACGACGGGCGCGACCGCGCGGCCACGCCCGCGCCCAAGCCGCTGGAGATCACCGAGCCCGAGGGCAAGAACTACACGATCACCGGCCACACGATGCACTGGCGCAACTGGGACTTCCACGTGCGGCTCGACGCGCGCGTGGGCCTGGTGCTCTCCACCGTCACGTACAACGACAAGGGCACGAAACGCAAGGTGATGTACGAGGGCTCGCTGGGCGGGATGATCGTGCCCTACGGCGACCCCGACACCGGCTGGTACTTCAAGGCCTACCTCGACTCGGGCGAGTACGGCATGGGCACGCTCACCTCGCCCATCGAACCGAACAAGGACGCGCCGCAGAACGCCGTGCTGCTCGATGCCACGCTGGCCGACTACACCGGCGCGCCCACCAAGGTGCCGCGCGCCATCGCGGTCTTCGAGCGCTATGCCGACCCCGAGTTCAAGCACCAGGAAATGGGCAAGCCCAACATCAGCACCGAGCGGCGCGAACTGGTGGTGCGCTGGATCAGCACGGTGGGCAACTACGACTACCTGTTCGACTGGGTGTTCGCCGAGAACGGCACCATCGGCATCCATGCGGGCGCCACTGGCATCGAGGCCGTGAAGGGCGTGAAGGCGCGCACCATGCAGGACCCGACGGCCGCCGAAGACACGCGCTACGGCACGCTGCTGGACCACCACATCGTCGGCACCACGCACCAGCACATCTACAACTTCCGCCTCGACCTCGATGTGGACGGCGAGCAGAACACGCTCACCGAGGTCGACCCCGTGGTGCTGCCCAACACGCGCGGCGGCCCGCGCACCAGCACCATGCAGACGGTGCAGCGCACGGTGCGCACCGAGCAGCAGGCAGCGCAGAAGTTCGACCCCTCGACCATCCGCCTGCTGAGCAATCCGTCGCGCAACAACAAGGTCGGCAACCCGGTGTCGTACCAGCTGGTGCCGTACGCGGGCGGCACGCACCCGATTGCCAAGGGCGCCAACTTCGCGAAGGACGAGTGGATCAACCACCGCCTGAGCTTCATGGACCGCCAGCTCTGGGTGACGCGCTACGACCCCGAGGAGCTGTTCCCCGAAGGCAAGTACCCGAACCGCTCCAACAAGGACACGGGGCTGGGCCAGTTCACGGCCGACAACCAGGAGATCGTGAACACCGACAACGTGGTGTGGCTCACGACCGGCACCACGCACGTCGCGCGCGCCGAGGAGTGGCCGATCATGCCGACCGAGTGGGTGCATGCGCTGCTCAAGCCGTGGAACTTCTTCGACGAGACGCCGACGCTGGGGCTGAACCGGCCTCCCGCGAAATGA
- the ruvA gene encoding Holliday junction branch migration protein RuvA: MIGKLTGTLAERNPPQVVVDCNGVGYEVDVPMSTFYNLPNVGAKVSLLTHFVVREDAQILYGFGTAEERAAFRQLIKITGVGPRTALGLLSGMSVGELAQAITTQELGRLVKIPGIGKKTAERLLLELKGKLGADIGLPAHAASDAQADILQALVALGYSDKEAALALKALPKDASVSDGIKMALKALAK, translated from the coding sequence ATGATAGGCAAACTGACCGGCACGCTGGCAGAGCGGAATCCCCCGCAGGTGGTGGTGGACTGCAACGGCGTCGGCTACGAGGTCGACGTGCCGATGAGCACGTTCTACAACCTGCCGAACGTCGGCGCGAAGGTGTCGCTGCTCACGCACTTCGTCGTGCGCGAGGACGCGCAGATTCTCTACGGCTTCGGCACCGCCGAGGAGCGGGCGGCCTTCCGCCAGCTCATCAAGATCACCGGCGTGGGCCCGCGCACCGCGCTGGGCCTGCTCTCGGGCATGAGCGTGGGCGAACTGGCGCAGGCCATCACCACGCAGGAGCTGGGCCGGCTCGTGAAGATCCCGGGCATCGGCAAGAAGACCGCCGAGCGGCTGCTGCTCGAGCTCAAGGGCAAGCTGGGCGCCGACATCGGCCTGCCGGCGCATGCTGCGTCCGATGCGCAGGCCGACATCCTGCAGGCGCTGGTGGCGCTGGGCTACAGCGACAAGGAAGCCGCGCTCGCGCTGAAGGCGCTGCCGAAAGATGCGAGCGTGAGCGATGGCATCAAGATGGCGCTGAAGGCCCTGGCGAAGTGA
- the ybeY gene encoding rRNA maturation RNase YbeY: MAASLLPALSLSLQFGRFKGVERHRAALPRHSVNRWIRHALDIDGEITVRIVDAEEGQRLNREFRGKDYATNVLTFDYAQGPVVMADLVLCAPVVAREAKENRKTLAAHYAHLLVHGTLHAQGWDHETSDADADEMEAYEIEILAGLGIRSPYGR, encoded by the coding sequence ATGGCGGCTTCGCTGCTTCCTGCGCTGTCGCTGTCGCTGCAGTTCGGGCGTTTCAAGGGCGTGGAGCGCCACCGCGCCGCGCTGCCGCGCCACAGCGTGAACCGCTGGATTCGCCACGCGCTGGACATCGACGGCGAGATCACCGTGCGCATCGTCGATGCCGAAGAAGGCCAGCGCCTGAACCGCGAGTTCCGCGGCAAGGACTACGCCACCAACGTGCTCACCTTCGACTACGCGCAGGGCCCGGTCGTGATGGCCGACCTGGTGCTGTGCGCGCCCGTGGTGGCACGCGAGGCCAAAGAAAACCGCAAGACGCTCGCCGCGCACTACGCGCACCTGCTGGTGCATGGCACGCTGCACGCGCAAGGGTGGGACCACGAGACGAGCGACGCCGACGCGGACGAGATGGAAGCGTACGAAATCGAGATCCTCGCGGGCCTGGGCATTCGCAGCCCGTACGGGCGCTGA
- a CDS encoding Bug family tripartite tricarboxylate transporter substrate binding protein has product MTNTEQHFRFGLRTLLAACSLAALATASHAQQADNYPDKPVTLVVPTAPAGGTDTMARLIGDGLGKILKQPFVVDNRPGANGILGSEAVARATPDGYRLLFTYAATMVVNPSLYKKLPYDPQKDFVPIAQVGRGGNLLLVRKDLPVKTIQEFVAYAKARPDKLSYCSWGAGSGGHLAMESLKKQAGLVMTHVPYKGSGPCVQDLVGGQVDAAFADISSTVEIVRAGRIRALANSGPSRIPMLPDVPTMTESGYPFTTYAWYGLMAPAKTPPAIVKKLNEAVNQVLRDPAVVRRMYELNFNDLPQNTPEQFATTIRNDLRDWGALVKDIGLTLE; this is encoded by the coding sequence ATGACAAACACAGAACAACACTTCCGCTTCGGCCTGCGCACGCTGCTGGCCGCCTGCTCCCTGGCCGCACTGGCAACGGCCAGCCACGCACAACAGGCCGACAACTACCCCGACAAGCCCGTGACGCTGGTGGTGCCCACCGCGCCGGCCGGCGGCACCGACACCATGGCGCGGCTCATCGGCGACGGCCTCGGCAAGATCCTGAAGCAGCCCTTCGTGGTCGACAACCGCCCGGGCGCCAACGGCATCCTCGGCAGCGAGGCGGTGGCGCGCGCCACGCCCGACGGCTACCGGCTGCTGTTCACCTACGCCGCGACGATGGTGGTGAACCCCAGCCTCTACAAGAAGCTGCCCTACGACCCGCAGAAAGACTTCGTGCCGATCGCGCAGGTCGGGCGCGGCGGCAACCTGCTGCTGGTGCGCAAGGACCTGCCGGTGAAGACGATCCAGGAGTTCGTCGCCTACGCCAAGGCGCGGCCCGACAAGCTCAGCTACTGCTCGTGGGGCGCCGGCTCGGGCGGCCACCTGGCGATGGAAAGCCTCAAGAAGCAGGCCGGCCTCGTGATGACGCACGTGCCCTACAAGGGCAGCGGCCCCTGCGTGCAGGACCTCGTGGGCGGCCAGGTCGATGCGGCCTTCGCCGACATCTCGTCGACCGTGGAGATCGTGCGCGCCGGCCGCATCCGGGCGCTGGCCAACAGCGGCCCCTCGCGCATCCCGATGCTGCCCGACGTGCCGACCATGACCGAGAGCGGCTACCCCTTCACCACCTACGCCTGGTACGGCCTGATGGCGCCGGCCAAGACGCCGCCGGCGATCGTGAAGAAGCTCAACGAGGCCGTGAACCAGGTGCTGCGCGACCCCGCGGTGGTGCGCCGCATGTACGAGCTGAACTTCAACGACCTGCCGCAGAACACGCCCGAGCAGTTCGCCACCACGATCCGAAACGACCTGCGGGACTGGGGCGCGCTGGTGAAGGACATCGGCCTGACGCTTGAGTAG
- a CDS encoding class I SAM-dependent methyltransferase, translated as MSDTDPWLPRWLPLLRECAGEGPVLELGCAAGRDTATLVEAGLRVVAVELSSEALAQARQRVPTGAEFHCGDFREAWPLAEGTTVGAVLASLSLHYFAWDETLALVRRIHRVLRPSGMLLCRLNSVNDLHHGARGPSASGHDEDVFYEVDGIHKRFFDRAAVKRLFAEGWQLQHLEEVRVLRYDEPKVAWEAVLRPTPSSAAGS; from the coding sequence GTGTCCGACACCGATCCCTGGTTGCCGCGCTGGCTGCCGCTGCTGCGTGAATGCGCCGGCGAGGGGCCGGTGCTCGAACTGGGGTGCGCAGCCGGTCGCGATACCGCCACGCTGGTCGAAGCCGGGTTGCGGGTGGTGGCGGTCGAGCTGTCGTCCGAGGCCTTGGCGCAGGCGCGGCAACGCGTGCCGACGGGCGCGGAATTCCACTGCGGCGATTTCCGCGAGGCGTGGCCGCTGGCGGAGGGCACCACGGTCGGCGCCGTGCTCGCGAGCCTGTCGCTGCACTACTTCGCGTGGGACGAGACACTGGCGCTGGTGCGGCGCATCCATCGCGTGCTGCGGCCAAGTGGCATGCTGCTGTGCCGCCTCAACTCGGTCAACGACCTGCACCACGGCGCACGCGGCCCGTCGGCGAGCGGCCACGATGAGGATGTCTTCTACGAGGTGGACGGCATCCACAAGCGCTTCTTCGACCGCGCCGCGGTCAAGCGGCTGTTTGCCGAGGGCTGGCAGCTGCAGCACCTCGAAGAGGTGCGGGTGCTGCGCTACGACGAACCCAAGGTGGCGTGGGAGGCCGTGCTCCGGCCTACGCCGTCATCTGCAGCGGGATCGTGA
- a CDS encoding serine hydrolase domain-containing protein, with protein MSAPDAAIGRYEDLMTLPPALQAPTYRHMDRLYATRAIRRGTHVHPLPEGAPIDAQRFGIDAFMARNHTAGLLVLKDGHVVLERYAMGNDAATKWLSFSVAKSLTSTLVGAAVKDGHIDSLDDPVVHYLPALRGSAYDDVTVKQVLQMSSGVAWNEDYLDADSDRRQLLRVQLTQEKGAVLKFMAKRPRVAPAGTRFNYSTGETCLVGEILASAIRRPISDYLSQKIWAPFGMEADAYWQLDAVDGQEFTGSGVNATLRDFGRFGLFVLGGGVAGGQQVLPDGWVADATRVDAASHLAPGTLAGFEPMGYGYQWWTFPTGAKALPELDGGLFAALGIFGQQIYIHPKERLVVAIHSTWPAPLHTPSLVETLALLGALTAALRT; from the coding sequence ATGAGCGCGCCCGACGCGGCCATCGGCCGCTACGAAGACCTGATGACGCTGCCGCCCGCGCTGCAGGCGCCGACCTACCGCCACATGGACCGGCTCTACGCGACGCGCGCGATCCGGCGCGGCACGCACGTGCATCCGCTGCCCGAGGGCGCACCCATCGATGCACAGCGTTTCGGCATCGACGCCTTCATGGCGCGCAACCACACGGCCGGGCTGCTGGTGCTCAAGGACGGCCACGTCGTGCTTGAGCGCTACGCCATGGGCAACGACGCGGCGACGAAGTGGCTGTCGTTCTCGGTCGCGAAATCGCTGACCTCCACGCTGGTCGGTGCGGCTGTGAAAGACGGCCACATCGACAGCCTCGACGACCCGGTGGTGCATTACCTGCCCGCGCTGCGCGGCTCGGCCTACGACGACGTGACAGTGAAGCAGGTGCTGCAGATGAGCTCGGGCGTGGCCTGGAACGAGGACTACCTCGACGCCGACTCCGACCGGCGCCAGCTGCTGCGCGTGCAGCTCACGCAGGAAAAAGGCGCGGTGCTGAAGTTCATGGCGAAGCGCCCGCGCGTGGCGCCGGCGGGCACGCGCTTCAACTACAGCACCGGCGAGACCTGCCTCGTCGGTGAGATCCTGGCCAGCGCGATCCGCCGGCCGATCAGCGACTACCTCTCACAAAAGATCTGGGCGCCCTTCGGCATGGAGGCCGATGCCTACTGGCAGCTCGATGCGGTCGATGGCCAGGAGTTCACCGGCAGCGGCGTGAACGCCACGCTGCGCGACTTCGGGCGCTTCGGCCTGTTCGTGCTCGGCGGCGGCGTGGCCGGCGGCCAGCAGGTGCTGCCCGACGGCTGGGTGGCCGATGCCACGCGCGTCGATGCAGCCAGCCACCTCGCGCCCGGCACGCTCGCGGGCTTCGAACCGATGGGGTATGGCTACCAGTGGTGGACCTTCCCGACCGGCGCGAAGGCACTGCCCGAGCTCGACGGCGGCCTGTTCGCCGCGCTCGGCATCTTCGGCCAGCAGATCTACATCCATCCGAAAGAACGGCTCGTGGTCGCGATCCACAGCACGTGGCCGGCACCGCTGCACACGCCGAGTTTGGTCGAAACCCTTGCGCTGCTCGGCGCACTGACTGCCGCGCTGCGGACGTAG
- a CDS encoding aldehyde dehydrogenase family protein codes for MQETRMTIGGRAVPGTASFEVRNPANGQVIGTAPNGSRDDLAAAVAAAQKAFTSWSRKSDDELAAACRAVTEKIGAHAEELARLLTLEQGKPLNGLGSRWELGGAAAWAGATAALSLPPRVLQDNAQGHVEIFRKPVGVVGSITPWNFPVLIAVWHVLPALRTGNTVVIKPSPYTPLATLRFVELLNEVLPEGVVNSVSCDDRTSNLGADMASDPVIRKIVFTGSCATGKKVMQSAASTMKRLTLELGGNDAGIVLPDADPKAIAEGLFWGAFLNNGQTCAAMKRLYVHASIHDDVCEHLAAFAKQVPMGDGMDEKNVLGPVQNRMQFDKVARLVADAKTKGQLLTGGAPGEGLFFPATIIAGLKNGDALVDEEQFGPALPIIRYTDVEEAIRAANDSENGLGGSVWSKDIEHAKRIASRLECGSVWINKHGAIQPNAPFGGVKASGLGVEFAEEGLKEYTDAQVIFS; via the coding sequence ATGCAAGAGACAAGAATGACGATCGGTGGTCGCGCGGTGCCAGGCACGGCTTCCTTCGAAGTGCGCAACCCCGCCAACGGCCAGGTGATCGGCACGGCGCCGAACGGTTCGCGCGACGACCTCGCCGCCGCCGTGGCCGCCGCGCAGAAGGCCTTCACGAGCTGGTCGCGCAAGTCCGACGACGAACTGGCTGCCGCCTGCCGCGCCGTGACCGAGAAGATCGGCGCGCACGCCGAAGAGCTGGCGCGCCTGCTCACGCTGGAGCAGGGCAAGCCGCTCAACGGCCTCGGCTCGCGCTGGGAGCTGGGCGGCGCCGCGGCGTGGGCCGGCGCCACCGCGGCGCTGTCGCTGCCGCCGCGCGTGCTGCAGGACAACGCGCAGGGCCACGTCGAGATCTTCCGCAAGCCCGTGGGCGTGGTCGGCTCGATCACGCCGTGGAACTTTCCCGTGCTGATCGCCGTGTGGCACGTGCTGCCGGCGCTGCGCACGGGCAACACGGTCGTCATCAAGCCCTCGCCGTACACGCCGCTGGCCACGCTGCGCTTCGTGGAGCTGCTCAACGAGGTGCTGCCCGAAGGCGTGGTCAACAGCGTGAGCTGCGACGACCGCACGTCGAACCTCGGCGCCGACATGGCGAGCGACCCCGTCATCCGCAAGATCGTGTTCACCGGCTCCTGCGCCACCGGCAAGAAGGTGATGCAGTCGGCCGCCAGCACCATGAAGCGGCTCACGCTCGAGCTCGGCGGCAACGACGCCGGCATCGTGCTGCCCGACGCCGACCCCAAGGCCATCGCCGAAGGTCTGTTCTGGGGCGCGTTCCTCAACAACGGCCAGACCTGCGCGGCCATGAAGCGCCTGTACGTGCACGCGAGCATTCACGACGACGTGTGCGAGCACCTCGCGGCCTTTGCCAAGCAGGTGCCGATGGGCGACGGCATGGACGAGAAGAACGTGCTCGGCCCGGTGCAGAACCGCATGCAGTTCGACAAGGTCGCGCGGCTCGTGGCCGATGCGAAGACCAAGGGCCAGCTGCTCACCGGCGGTGCGCCGGGCGAGGGCCTGTTCTTCCCCGCGACGATCATTGCGGGCCTGAAGAACGGCGATGCGCTGGTCGACGAAGAACAGTTCGGTCCCGCGTTGCCCATCATCCGCTACACCGATGTCGAAGAGGCCATCCGCGCCGCCAACGACAGCGAGAACGGCCTCGGCGGTTCCGTGTGGTCAAAGGACATCGAGCATGCCAAGCGCATCGCGTCGCGCCTGGAGTGCGGCTCGGTGTGGATCAACAAGCACGGCGCCATCCAGCCCAACGCGCCCTTCGGCGGCGTGAAGGCCTCGGGGCTCGGCGTGGAGTTCGCGGAAGAAGGGCTGAAGGAGTACACCGACGCGCAGGTGATCTTCTCCTGA
- a CDS encoding helix-turn-helix domain-containing protein has protein sequence MSASFFDSPARMTGGPLTPLMRAEMPFELVAPRLQAVCGNFTPVPMPRQQTVSGGIEVRRAGGVDVALIGQNLQRVHRDAQAIRRDDREHFFLVFQDHGGALMCHGAQQIAVQAGDIVLIDSARPSEFVYDGASSQQVSVHLPRADMLARFGPTLQGGVCVRRGDALGFAMRAILARMLDSGQSDDDHLVEAFLGVFGSVLVERARQSPALRSRNAGEGVLRRAMDHVALQFHDPAFHAGELARHLGVSPRLLQRAFEAVGVSPSRHILDTRLAAARDALDAAVRRGGPAPAIAQVAYDCGFNDLSFFYREFRKRYGVPPGRLALGPLTH, from the coding sequence GTGAGCGCTTCTTTCTTCGACTCGCCCGCGCGCATGACCGGCGGCCCCCTCACGCCGCTGATGCGCGCCGAGATGCCGTTCGAGCTCGTCGCCCCGCGCCTGCAGGCCGTGTGCGGCAACTTCACCCCCGTGCCCATGCCGCGCCAGCAGACCGTGTCGGGCGGCATCGAGGTGCGGCGCGCCGGCGGGGTCGACGTGGCGCTCATCGGCCAGAACCTGCAGCGCGTGCACCGCGATGCGCAGGCCATCCGGCGCGACGACCGCGAACATTTCTTCCTCGTGTTCCAGGACCACGGCGGCGCGCTCATGTGCCATGGTGCGCAGCAGATCGCGGTGCAGGCCGGCGACATCGTGCTGATCGATTCGGCGCGGCCCTCGGAGTTCGTCTACGACGGCGCCAGCTCGCAGCAGGTGTCGGTGCACCTGCCGCGCGCCGACATGCTGGCGCGCTTCGGCCCCACGTTGCAGGGCGGCGTGTGCGTGCGGCGCGGCGATGCGCTGGGCTTTGCGATGCGCGCCATCCTCGCGCGCATGCTCGACAGCGGGCAGTCCGACGACGACCACCTCGTGGAGGCCTTTCTCGGCGTGTTCGGCTCGGTGCTGGTCGAGCGCGCGCGACAGTCGCCCGCGCTGCGGTCGCGCAACGCCGGCGAAGGTGTGCTGCGCCGCGCGATGGACCATGTGGCGCTGCAGTTCCACGACCCGGCCTTCCATGCGGGCGAACTGGCGCGGCACCTGGGCGTGTCGCCGCGGCTGCTGCAGCGGGCCTTCGAGGCAGTGGGCGTGTCGCCGAGCCGCCACATCCTCGACACGCGGCTGGCGGCGGCGCGCGACGCACTCGATGCGGCCGTCCGCCGCGGCGGCCCCGCGCCGGCCATCGCACAGGTCGCCTACGACTGCGGCTTCAACGACCTGTCGTTCTTCTACCGCGAGTTCCGCAAGCGCTACGGCGTGCCGCCGGGACGCCTGGCGCTTGGACCCCTGACGCACTGA